A genomic window from Sphingobacterium spiritivorum includes:
- a CDS encoding 3-keto-disaccharide hydrolase, whose product MTHTKLSSISKILLATGCLLASTTFTTQAQQTKATIFDGKTLAGWKTVGGKAPYVVENGVIVGTMTKKTPNSFLVTEKEYGDFILELEVKLEGDNTNSGIQIRSHIDPQANDGRGRMYGKQVEVDPTARAWTGGIYDEARRGWLYPLDLNQNAKKAFRKNEYNAIRIEAIGDEVRTWVNGIPTAAVIDTIDQTGYIGLQVHNIADADDGKKVYFKNVRIQTENLKAKAFPKDIYITNLHLNQLSKAEQQNGYKLLFDGKSTAGWHSARGKEFPSKGWEIKNGTISVLPSTGGESTNGGDIVTDAQYKAFDLTFQFKLSPGANSGVKYFVTLNEQTSGSAIGLEYQVLDDKEHPDAKLGKDGNRTLASLYDLITSKKNARAVKPIGEWNTGRIVVYPDNRVEHYLNGELMLSYVRGSKEYLDLVAGSKYKDWKNFGQAPQGHILLQDHGDNVSFRSIKIKELK is encoded by the coding sequence ATGACACACACAAAATTAAGTTCTATTTCAAAAATTCTGCTCGCTACCGGATGCCTGCTTGCATCCACCACATTTACAACACAGGCTCAGCAAACTAAAGCTACTATTTTTGACGGCAAAACACTGGCTGGCTGGAAAACCGTAGGCGGTAAAGCTCCATATGTTGTAGAGAATGGAGTTATAGTAGGTACTATGACGAAGAAAACACCTAATTCATTTTTAGTTACTGAAAAAGAGTATGGTGATTTCATACTGGAGCTTGAAGTCAAACTTGAAGGCGACAATACCAATTCGGGTATACAGATCAGAAGCCATATTGACCCGCAGGCTAATGATGGCCGCGGCCGGATGTATGGCAAACAGGTGGAAGTGGATCCGACAGCAAGAGCCTGGACCGGAGGTATCTATGATGAAGCACGAAGAGGCTGGCTATATCCCTTAGATCTCAATCAAAATGCTAAAAAAGCATTCCGTAAGAATGAGTATAATGCTATTCGTATTGAAGCTATTGGTGATGAAGTGAGAACTTGGGTCAACGGAATTCCTACAGCAGCTGTCATCGACACTATAGATCAGACTGGTTATATCGGTCTGCAGGTACATAATATCGCAGATGCGGATGACGGTAAGAAAGTATATTTTAAAAATGTCCGCATTCAAACGGAAAATCTTAAAGCTAAGGCATTTCCAAAAGATATTTATATCACAAACCTGCACCTCAACCAGCTTTCAAAGGCAGAACAGCAAAACGGGTATAAGTTATTATTTGACGGGAAGAGTACAGCCGGATGGCATAGTGCAAGGGGTAAAGAATTTCCTTCAAAAGGCTGGGAGATCAAAAATGGTACTATCTCCGTACTGCCATCTACTGGTGGGGAGTCTACAAATGGAGGTGACATTGTTACTGATGCACAATATAAAGCCTTTGATCTGACTTTTCAGTTTAAGCTTTCTCCTGGAGCCAACAGCGGAGTTAAATATTTTGTCACTCTTAACGAACAGACTTCGGGCTCGGCTATAGGCTTGGAATATCAGGTTTTGGATGATAAAGAACATCCGGATGCGAAACTGGGAAAAGACGGAAACCGTACACTTGCCTCACTTTACGATCTGATCACTTCCAAAAAGAATGCAAGAGCAGTAAAACCAATCGGAGAATGGAATACGGGACGCATCGTCGTTTATCCTGACAACCGGGTTGAACATTACCTCAACGGTGAACTTATGCTATCTTATGTGAGGGGCTCTAAAGAGTATCTGGATCTGGTGGCTGGCAGTAAATACAAAGACTGGAAAAACTTTGGTCAGGCACCGCAGGGACATATCCTTTTGCAGGACCATGGTGACAATGTCTCTTTCCGCTCTATCAAAATCAAAGAGCTGAAGTAA